A window of Hordeum vulgare subsp. vulgare chromosome 5H, MorexV3_pseudomolecules_assembly, whole genome shotgun sequence genomic DNA:
CTGGGGCGTATCATAGGCGTATTTCTCAAAACCTTTCCGCGACGATATATGAAGCGCAATCTCTGCGGCTTCCGCCTTCTGCTTGAGGACACACAGGCACCCATGGTAGTAGTTGTGAGAGGATTTATTCTTCAGAGTCTCAACAAATGTAGACTTCCAAGAAGCTGCACAAGAAAAAGGCTCAAGAGAGATCAGCTAGCTTGTCCTTCACAGTGTGGAGATTACTTGTGTGCCTACCCTAGATTACTTGTAGTGCATCTGAAAGTTGGTCGCCTAATTCATGCAGCTATATGAAAAAAACTTACGTACAAATttgataaaaagaaagaagatgcCAAAATACATCCATTTTATGGTTCTTCAAATCTTcaatgatgcagtaaaagtaaaaCGGATAAAAAAAAACAGGTCCCCCCTCCTACTGACGATCTTGAGGGTGCTTAATTCAGAACTTAATACGGTACTACATAGGAACTTGCAACGAGGGGGCATGCACTGATCTTAGAACAAGATGCAGGAACAAAAGCAGACAATGAAACCATGAAATTCTTACTGTGACAGTAGAAGGCAGAGAGATCAATCAAAATAGCACTAGCAAATTTCTTGAACGGCTACATTACATACATGGATGGAACTAGAAATACCTGGTGATGAACAGGGCAAATGAGGCCGGAGATGCGATGCCTACTACTAGTAATCACCAGcgcagcactccgcctccttgtgACAGCCTGCGCACAAATCCATTTACTGACCGTTCAAATGTGGAAAGACATGTATGCTCATAATAAAACCGCAAATCAACAGTTGGTCTGCGCATCATCGCAGCTATATAATTAGAATTGATCTGAATCAAGGGGAAATGCTATACTAAATAAGAACTAGACAGGAAATGGCTGTACTGGAAACAACTGGGAGCTCCAGGTAAAACAATAAACAAGTGTGAAGATTCTGCCGAGCTTTATTGCTGGTTGAACATCTCAGCTCGACAAGTTGACTCCATGGCCACTAACGAAGGATTTTTTTTAGGCTTTTTTAAGAGGCGACGAACACAGAAACCCAGAGTGGAGTGGGGATTAAAATAGTCGGATTGAAACTAGCAACAGAACTGGATCTTACTACTTAGCCAAGAACTTCTGTTCTTTCAGAGAGGAAAGGAGAGGAGAGGAAATCAAATAGTAGTCGCCAGCAAGAACCTGAAGGAGTTGGATTCACGTCTGCGCAGACTAATCCCGCAAATCAAATGACAGCACAGAGGAAAGAGCCCGGATGAATCAGAGCAAACAAATTAATCAAATGCAGGGGCATTTTTTTTTTCTGAAGGCAGGGCCAGGCAGCAGCTCGATCAAAAGGGAGTGGCCCTGCTCCTAGCTACTTATTAGCAGCAGAGGGAAACAAGAGATGGTCTGCGTGGAAGCAACCCAGGCTGAATCCAAGCAGAAATCGACAGCACAGCCGCGGCATTGGTGGATAAGCAGAAGAACCGCTCGTAGCTGTGTGTGCTCTGCCGACAAACCAATCGCGACGGCGAAAAGAACACCAAATAAGCAGAAGCAAGAGGGGTGGATTTCGAGGTCGATCCAGGACCAGCaaggccgcctcctcccccgccaagaacaccaaacaagaaaaacaatcctcgcgaaaagagagagagagagagagagagacgggtACCGAAGCATCACAAGGAGgggacgggcggcggcggcgaggtggcCGGCCGGAGCGGGGCGGGGCGGACGGTGGATGGAGATGGCCGGGCCGGCAGGAGCGAAGTCgccgaggtggtggtggtggtggtggtggtatcgTATATACACGTAGTATATACCCCCACGTGTGGATCGGAGGAGGCGGAGAGCTGATGGGAAGGCTCGACTTCAAaggcaggtggtggtggtggggggtgggggcaagaaaaggaaaggaaagatTGGAGGCTACAGTGCGGCACGGCCTTTCTCCTCCTGCGCTGCGCACGAACGATCATCGGTGTGTTTGGCTCGGAGCATCGACCGATCTTCCGCTGTTTCCGGACGAAATTTGCTTTCGGAGCAGAGTACGCACGCTCCACAGTAGTAGTGGTGGACTCGCAAGAGCATATACAGTCGGATTTCACGAATCTGACCTCTCCATGGACAGTAACCGATCATGCTTTAAATAATACACTCTATAATCGTACACATTAAATTATAAAACTCAAATTTATATTATTACATGCAACGTAAATGTAATACAAACGGAGCTCGTTCAGCTTCGTCGTGTCCATGTACGACGATCGGCTGCGTCTCTCGTAGTGTCGGTCCGGTCGTCCGCGAGGTAGAGTAGGACACGGGGCACTAGACAGCTCACGGGAGTCGAGCTCTCGTCGTCTCTCATGTCCTACTATTCCTCGTCGGAGCCCGTGACCCGGACGGTGTCGATGGACGCCAAGTTGACGACGGATCCTTCTTGGGAGGAGACAATGTCGACCACAACGCGGTTGCGACGTCCGCACCCATGCATTATACGGGGCGGTGGAGAGTGTAACTCCACCTCTACAAAGTCCATCGTTGTGAGAGCCTCCGCCGCCTCCCGCGCCCACTGCCTCGCACGGAGGGCATGCCGCACCATGTTAGTGTTCGAGGACGCCCAAGGTGCGTCCATGACGCGCCAATGAAGGGGTTGCGCGTCTACCACAACGTTCGGACGCCAGACAGACCACACTGCCTCCGATGAGGCAAATGATGTCTGATTCAGGCACCCGTTGTGCCAACGTAATGGATTCTCGACGCTACGCGTTGGACTGCTGCCGGAGGGTGGCCACCTCCCGGGAACAAAGGAGAGCAAGTCGAACGACCATCTCCTCCTCGGGACCGCGTGAGATGAACTCGTGGTCAACAGAGCTGGAGATGAAAGACTGGGATCAGCTGCCCGCTATGTCGGAGAAGGACGGAGATCGTCGGAGGCGAGCTTGGGTGACGGATGGGAGTGAAAGGGAGTGAAGTAAAGTAGTTAGGGTTTGGTTCGGCGAGCGAATAGGAATGAATATATGTGGGGTCAACACGAGCCACTGCGGGACAGGCGGGCATGCCCGGGCTCCCCCATATCCGCTCCATATTTGGGCTAGATATGAGGGATGCCGGTGAGCCAAGACATTTGATGCCGGTTTGAAAGGCCGAGTTGGGTCGAAATTTCGTGACTAGATGGCCTGACCGGGCGTTCGAGGGGAGTATTATGGGTCTTGTAGATGCCCTAAGGGCAACTCCAGCGCACGACTTATCATGTCTGTGTTTGTCCGTTTAGGCCAAAAAAACAGAAGGCACAACCCAACACACGATGGTATTCACATTTTATATCCGTTTAGCGCTCGACCTGCTCCATTTCCTATGCAAACATGCGCTCGTTTTGCGTACACACGGACGTCAAACGGATGTGCACACGCTCGTTCCATGTCCACCTCGGGCCCGCGTGTCAACCTCTCACCGTTTACATTTATGACGCAGGTGCGACCGGACCCGCCTGGCAGCCACCCCGACCGAGCGGTCGTCCTTTCTAATGTGGAAATCATGGACAGGCAGGAGTCCACACTTCAACTCTCAACGACGCGTACCTCTTCGAGCCTCGACAAGCAAACCCTAGCTCGCTCTCCTCCACATCCACGTCAGCAACAATGGTTGGCCGTTATTTCCCCGTCCGCAAGACGAGGCACGACCACAAGGACGGTTTTGTCGTCCGGCAGCCGTCGCCTCTCCACtacccacctccacctccacatcCATCGTCTGCATTCCATATCTCGATGGACGAGACCGCACATTGGATGAGACCGTACATTAAGACGGAGGTCTGCAAGAGATATTGGGATACGTGCACACCGTTGCCGTGGAGTGACGTGCACCTCCCCAATAAGTGGCACCTCTCCACACATCGGATGCCCGTTTCCTCGATCCCGATGAGAGATTGCGCCAACCATGAGGAGATCGATCGGCACCGCTCCCACCTGCAGTCGGACCTCATCGACGACTGAAGGTACACCATCGACTCCCTGCTTTGGGATACATGGCTCCACGATGAGCACGGCATCCACTCGCAATCTTTCTTTTTCGGTCGTCCTCCAAGCCCGTCGCGGGCGCGCTCCGAGCCCGTCCAGCCACATGGGCGTAGGCTGGTTCGCGACCTGACTCCTACGCCGTCGTCGTCTCCGTCCCCGCCACCACCCGAGCCAATGACAaaccgaggaggaggagctcaTGAGGCAGGTGATGGAGGACTCCCTCCACGCCCACGACGAGCGCCAATGGTAGGGCCTCGACGAGATGATGGCCCTGCCAGCGGTCAACGATGTCGCCTTCCTAGAACTGGACGCCTACATCAAGAAGGAGGCCATGAAGGACGTTTGTTTGGAGGCGCCGACGGAGGAGGTGCCGACGGGTTGGAACCCGACATTGACCGGGGAGTCCTGGTCATGACCGGAGACGTGTCGTGCATGTCTAAGGTGGACACCGGCCCGTGGTCACCCTCCCCGCCACGGGGTAGAGGTTGTCCACGTGCCACCGCCACAAAACACGTCTTCGATCTGGCAAGGGCCACCAACCTACTTCTAGAAGCCACCTCATACGTCGACCTCAACGGCGACAAGTAGGACAACGGCTACGGAAGACGACGGCACCCGTGGTGGCGACGGGCCTTATCTAGTTTTTTTTTATATTAATGTTGTGAACTTGGATTTttaatatttatatttttttacaTCATTTGTAATGTTTATTtgaatttttgtgtgttaaatTTCAAGTTCGAATGAACGGACAGTTTGGGATGCAATGGGTCGGTTAAACGCATCGACCACCGCACGATTGCAAGTGAAGTGACGTTTTTCTAATCTCTACtaataaaagcacgagagggcagatccaaaACACAATCTCATCTGTCTAATTACTTAATCAAGGGTCTAAATACATTGTTAACGAAACTGACGTTTTCGTTAGCGCTAATCCATCCCCCGCTCCACGTCTagccgcgaccccccccccccccgctccacGTCTCGCCGCGACCCCTTCCCCCATCGCGCCGCGacccctccccccctcccccccgtCGCCGCTTCGcgacccctcccccctcccccccgccGCCGCTTCGCGACCCCTCCCCCCATCGCGGCGATCTCCGCCACCATGCCACGCCGGTACCTTCCTTCCACCGATGGAAGAAGCGGCGGAGGAGCAAGCGGCCGCACCGGCCGCCGCGGAGTTCGGGGACGCAGCGGAGAACGGGATGGAGGAGGAGGGATATGCCGGCGTCGAGGAAGAGGGGTGAGGGCGGAGGCGGCCTACTTCTAGGACGCATCGGTGCCGGTGGAGATGGGCGAGATACACAGCATGGAGGCCCTCGACGCCGCGCTCGCCTCCTCCGTCGACCACAACCAGCCCATCATCATCGACTGGTACGGCACCCTATAGCCCGCCAATGGAGCTGTAGACCGCAGCGTGACTTGAGAGTTGAGACGCAACAATTTCGCGTCGCCGCTCTGTTTTTCAACCCGCATGTACTCTTGTTGATCTGGTCCTCGGATCAGATGATGAGGCTTTAGCGTGTTCTTCCCAGGATGGCCAGCTGGTGCCGGAAATGCATCTACCTCAAACCCAAGTTGGAGAAGATAGCAAGAGAATTCCCAGGGTTGGTCTGAATTCCTTGAAACCATTTCATTACCGAATTGATGAAATTTCACGATTCTTCATATTGGGGTTACTACTGATGTTTGGGATCCACAGCAACCAATCGTCCTGGAATGCGCAGGAGTAATTTTGTTGATTCTGTGACTAGACAGCACATCTCGTTTCTTCGCAGAGTCGGGTTTTACTTTGTGGATGTCAATAAAGTTCCACAGGCCGTGGTGAAAAGAGGCAACATAAGTGTAAGTCGGCAGGTTTTATCTCGGTCTTGGTCACTTCAGCTGAAGTTGAAATTTTTGAGTACCGTACTGATTAGTTCACGACGACTCTGATACCATGTGACTAGCTTATTTTAAATCTGTCATTGCTGCCATCTGTCTCTCTGCATCTACCTTCAGAAAATGCCTACTATTCAGGTAACGTCGTATTTATTTTTCGAATTTCTGTGTTTGGCACTTTATGGCTGAAATTCTGAATTTTCTTGTGATGACGCTTTTCATCCATTTCCGGTGCCGTCGCCCTCCGCTCGCCCCCGCTCGCTCGGCCCCCGCCGGTGGGGCCTTTGGCATGCTGGAGCGGTTAAGATGCGAGCGAGGGCTCCTGCGATGGCGCGATGCTTCTCCGCGCGCCGTTCATGCTCTTGGACGTGGGAAGGGATGCGGTTCTCGCAACATGGGAATGGCGCGTCCTGTGCTCCGGCCGTCCACGCATGGAGCTCGCCCCCCAAATCCAACGGGTTGGCCGGCTGTCGGCAGCGCCTCATCATGACGCACATgacggtgggtgggcccaccacggccGGGTGGGCGACGTCGGTTGCGTCCCTCCCGTCACCAACCTCTGCCACTATGGCCATATCCTAGGTATGCCGCCCCGATCGTCTCCCAGGTGCCACCCCCGTGAGCAGAGGTTCACCGGCGATAAACAAGGACGGCTGTGCATCCTGGCGTCTCAACTCCCAAGGTGCGGCTATGCATCCTGGCGTCTCAACTCCCAAAGTGATGTCTCAGAGCAGAAAGCAGAAGAAAGGCATTGAAATTCATTCACTTGTATGACTCTACACCAAGAGTTTGGTGCATTTTGATATGCAATTGCTTGAAAAATCCGTAGTCAGTCACTAAAAACCTGTCACTGAAGGCAGTACATGAAGTCATTCACTTTAAGTAGCCTATTTTGAACATTGTCTGCTAAATAGTAGCAATATCGTATGAACTGGTTTCATTTTGATAATCATGGGTTGTAACTTCCGTATGGTGGTGTACTGATTATGGCTTTTTTGCTGGATAGTGCTGAGGAGCCTTTGCTTCCTGAGGTGAAGGAGGAGAGAACCAGGAGGAGACAATTTGTGCAGGGGTTGGTGCTATCCCTGATGTTTGATGACATCTTGTGAAGAATGTCTTGTTCTAGAAATTGATTGAGAAGGGAGCTCTTGCTTCACGAGACAGTTTTATACCTTACCGCAAGTTGCTACCTTTCACCGAGTTGCCATTAAAAACAGACAATTTTATACCTTACCGCAAGTTGCGATAAACAAGGACATTTAGTGACTGACTAGGGATTAAGTGAATGTGGTGTGCTAAGATGGTGCACCGCTGGAGATGTATTTAGTATTGGCTTCCTGGACTTAGCGCTTGGAAAGTTTGTTGACACATATCTATGACAATAGAAGAAGTAATAATTATCTAACAATAGGAAGAAGTATTTAGTGTTTGCTTCTACTTGTCAATAAAAAGGTTTCTTATTTTCTCTGTGTTTCTACTAACTATGATGTGTGCATGTTGTTTCTACTAACTATGATGTTCTCGCATTCAACCTTTTTCTTATTTGTGATCAATTGAACAATTGCTCTATACTAAGCATACTAGATATAAGATGCCAATAATTCGTTCTTGCAATCTAATTTTCCGAATGGTTCCCCTTATGTTTCAGGTGAATGATAGAGGATCTTTGTTTCAAAACTCATGAATATGTCCCTCATAGTAGGAAGAATGTAATATTACTTAGCATGTCCCATTCAAGTACAACATCCAAGATGACCATACAATGTAAAATGGCTTTGACATTAATTTAAGAGTAGGTTTTTCCATTCTCAAGAAAATACTACATTGAAGATACAGTCAATATTAATAGTGATACATGCGTCATTTCAAGTAGTAATTCTGCTCAAAGTTTACACAGGATGAGATTTTAACTCTAAAGTGGAGAGCCCCTCCATGCACCATCGAATGGATCGTGCCGACCCTCAGTCCTGCAACTCTTCCTTTCTTACACCGCTCCCATGGTTATTAGTTTCCTTTCTTTCACCACTCCCATGGTTATTACTTGAGATATAATTTGAAATGTGCAATTGATATTTCTTTCTTCAGGAATATACTGAATGGAGATCTTGAGTTGCAGTGAATAGACATCGTTTGTCTACAAAATCAAAGTTTATgattcatgaagaaatcatggtcTCGCTTCCTCCTTTTTGGGCTCACTTGACCCGTATCCAGGTACAATTACCTCCCTTTCTTTGTTATTGTGCTACGGTATTAGAAGAGATACTTTGGCTAAATGCGTCATTTCAGTTAAAACTTCGTTACTTTGTACTGATCATAGATGAGTGATCCATCTATTTTTCGATCATGTGTTTGTAATTGTTGTACTGTGAGATTTAATAGTTTGTAATTGTCGTATTGTGAGATTTAATAGTTTGTAATTGTCGTATTGTGAGATTTAGTAGCTGGTAGTAAATAGCTTTATACTGTCAAATCTTCTCCGACCATGCGCCAAGACATGGAGACCCTGTTGGGTACcgtatggctcatttttcgcgcaAACATGTAGTATAATTTCATCCTATCTGTTTAacctttttattttgatttttttcttaaCTCTTGATTAGACATGGAGACCCTGTTGGGTGTATGGATCATTTTTCTATCGTTTTGAACCTTGTAACCATCTTCCAATTTTTTGTCTCATCGACTATCACTGGttacttttatttcttttctccatCCGCTGCCCCGACCTTACTGATAATATTTTGCTTATTTACCAGATTGAGATTAAAACAACACCTGCTGACTTCTGCTTCCCTACAACAAACCATACTAGGCACTATTTTACTCGTTATGTTGAGTTCCACAGGTATATATGATGCAATAACTTTACAACTTGTATGCGCTAAATATGTTTACGATTTCTTAAATTTTTGAACTTCCATGATATTAGGTGTGTGAGTGCCAAGGGGGATGAAGCTGCTAAATGTGAAAAATTTGCCAAGTACTACCGATCTCTTTGCCCAGCTGAATGGGTGAGTGGCTTTGCTCTCTGTGCCTTTACATGCAACTGCAAAGGCATTATACCTTGTTGTTTGATTTTAAACAGTGGTGTTTTAGTTTTCAGTAGATTTTAGGAGTTGAATTAAATGGTTTTTCTTTCTGCTGCAATAGTAGATGCATAATGCGTGAACTTGCCTGAAGGTAAGAAATATATTGCACGAATTACTACATCTAAGTCCAGAATATTGCTTCTGGATTTACAAATCCATCAGAATCAAGTTAGTTTATTTTAACACAGTACAATGTAGGTGTTGTTTCTGCCAGTATCTGTGTATGACTTGGGAGGGGTAGGAAACATGAATTCCTCTTTATTTTGATTTTACTATTTACCTTTGAAAGTTATTTGGATACTTTAGCAGTAATGATATCCTTCTCTGAGCAGCGATTTGCAGACTGCATCTGTGGTCACGGTGAACAGATAAAATCTCTTAACGTACAATAATTAGGATTCAACAAGCGTAAACCCGTTACTTCTCTTGCAAATGAATAGACCTGATGAAATGAATATAGTTCGTAAATctagaaacaaaaaacaaaaggtgCATGAAAAGCACTCTATTGCTTATATTTGGGAAACTGGCAGTGGCTTGTTTTATCATACAGCTACAACAATGCCGAACCTTGTTGTCCGAGACACATATATATTCACTATGCCTGTTCGAGTAATTCTTTTTGTTCTCAACCGTCCGCTTCATATGTTAGGCCTTGGAGGGTTGAAAATCAATGCCGAATTTTACACTTTGCGCCGAGCAGTTCATCTATGCCTCATGCTCAGCGATGTTGGCATGCTGGGCCATATCTACCAACTTCTGTTGTTAACAACATGAACGTTACCTTGTTTCCTTCACTGTCGTCAGCTTTTCTTTTTTGGTCTCACTGAATCAGGTTGACAAGTGGAACGAGCAGAGGGAGAACGAGACATTTATAGGGCCCCTCTAAATCGTCTGTTTGAGAGTCTCCTCAGCTGCTTTCGTGTCAGCGCTACTGCTGCCTCCTGGTTGGAATTTATGCTCGTGTCGTGTACTCTCTTCCAGCAATCGCTGCAGAACAGCAGGTGATGCTTTTCTCCATGTTGCAGAAATAATTCAGCAtgcttatctatcatgttattcAGACATGCCTTTTCACGCATTTTAATTTAATTATATTCTGAAATGAGGTGCCATTATTGCTTTTATATTGTTTTTAATTTAATTATATTGCTTTTATTAATTCTAAGCATGCATGTCCTTTGACTTACCAATGGTGGATTGAGGAATCGAATAGTAGATTCTTATAAAGCATGTCCTCATCATGCGGAAACTACTTCTGTTTGACGACTGGATTGCCAATTCGTATCAATATGCAACGAATGGGCATCAGATATATCGTTACGAAGCATAAATTGTTTATATCGGTAAGCCAGTTTGGGTCGTATGAACATACTTCCTTCGACCCAAAATTCTCGTCTTAGGTTTGTTAGATAGGGATGAAAGTAA
This region includes:
- the LOC123396354 gene encoding cytochrome c oxidase subunit 6b-3-like is translated as MRQDMETLLGTTWRPCWVYGSFFYRFEPCNHLPIFCLIDYHWLLLFLFSIRCPDLTDNILLIYQIEIKTTPADFCFPTTNHTRHYFTRYVEFHRCVSAKGDEAAKCEKFAKYYRSLCPAEWVDKWNEQRENETFIGPL
- the LOC123397959 gene encoding thioredoxin-like 3-1, chloroplastic, with translation MGEIHSMEALDAALASSVDHNQPIIIDWMASWCRKCIYLKPKLEKIAREFPGVGFYFVDVNKVPQAVVKRGNISKMPTIQVTSYLFFEFLCLALYG